A stretch of the Psychroserpens sp. Hel_I_66 genome encodes the following:
- a CDS encoding FG-GAP-like repeat-containing protein: MNLRLQSNAHFGVLILLFILSTTSLNAQIFEQAQNISGLGNLQNNNGVAVADYDNDNDLDIFVVAWAQDVEGDETTKSKLYRNNNDGSFTDVTVEVGLDNLHPVIDEIEEFFGLIGEKHGVSWGDYNNDGFPDIVFTHSSKLQLFINQNGVFTEVTEGAGLTQFSDCRHTGATWFDYNNDGFLDLYVNDWDACETNSLYLNNTNGTFTNVTVETNMQDTGINASYMAIPFDINNDGWMDLYVSNDFNQPNSLFVNQNGNSFIEQAANYGLNNMIDDMGIAIGDFNLDQKFDFFITGIQMNDLLENDGTNNFFNSNVNNNLTQTQWSWGTKFADFDLDSDEDLIIVNGFVFQDISTQNNVYYKNLTAEGLTGFEDVSEALNFNALTVSVEAIDWDYDNDGDLDIYVTNSDQQSILYENKLLNFDEESSLNWFKVKLQGTISNRDAIGTTLTLRTTERAYVRHHTGVGFLSQSLKPSHFGLSNDIEILELEIKWPSGLVEIHQGLEENTTILAIEGQGFSVQDIEPSQKIYGCTDPFSCTYNPDATLEDGSCSYLDANSISGATSSGFLAVEDYNYPIAPGSTANWTVVGGEIISGQNEATVTIKWGLNEAGTITVRENNGSCFSEEQQFTVALSAAQLPDDVSIARLWNEVLLHAIRNDFARPTVHARNLFHSSVAMYDIWAIYDEVAKPYLIGNTVNNFSTELLEFTPVESIEDSRKKAISYAMYRLLSYRFQNSPNAEESQQLFDLIMQQLGYDTTFAVSTLYQFGNAAALGNYVAQTLITYGNGDGSRELDLFNNEYYASVNPPLGPAVPTVDLMLDPNRWQPLSLDTYIDQSGNLIEGSSIAFLSPEWGNVHPFAMTDDDLLTYSRDGNSFKVYNDPGNPPYLNLSSEDDSSAAYKQGFSMVSIWGSHLDPSDNVMWDISPASIGNTTISEFPTSYNDYPNFYNIIEGGDIGQGHPVNPVTGQAYQPQMVPRGDYTRVLAEFWADGPDSETPPGHWFTILNYVNDHPQLEKKFEGEGDTLDELEWDVKAYFILGGAMHDSAISAWSVKGWYDYLRPISAIRNMALLGQSTDSTLDNYHVAGIPLVDGFVEVVGEGDALIGEEGINFGKIKLYTWRGPDYITNESTDVAGVGWILAENWWPYQRPTFVTPPFAGFVSGHSTFSRAASEVLTKITGSPFFPGGLGEFTARQNDFLVFEQGPSVDVKLQWATYRDASDQTSLSRIWGGIHPPADDIPGRLIGEKVANDAFSFAVPYFFGNITVQETAEQIVYPNPVTNNEIFITNTTVDDVITVFDIRGRKVNILEQDFNQFGSVTKLVIPQGTATGLYFLNINENSKLLTITGN; the protein is encoded by the coding sequence GTGAATTTAAGATTACAATCTAACGCACACTTTGGTGTGTTGATCTTATTATTTATACTATCCACAACCTCGCTCAATGCCCAAATTTTTGAGCAAGCGCAAAATATTTCAGGATTAGGAAATTTACAAAATAATAATGGTGTAGCTGTTGCAGATTATGATAACGATAATGACCTCGATATTTTTGTAGTCGCTTGGGCTCAAGATGTCGAGGGAGATGAAACTACCAAAAGTAAATTATATAGAAATAATAATGACGGTTCGTTTACCGATGTTACTGTAGAAGTAGGACTTGATAATCTACATCCAGTAATAGATGAGATCGAAGAGTTTTTTGGTTTAATAGGTGAGAAACATGGTGTATCTTGGGGAGATTATAATAATGATGGCTTTCCCGATATCGTATTTACACACTCCAGTAAACTCCAATTATTCATCAACCAAAACGGAGTCTTTACAGAAGTTACCGAAGGCGCAGGTCTCACCCAGTTTAGTGACTGTAGACATACTGGAGCCACTTGGTTTGATTACAACAACGATGGCTTTCTTGATTTATACGTCAACGATTGGGACGCTTGCGAAACCAATTCACTCTATCTAAATAATACCAATGGTACATTCACCAATGTTACCGTAGAGACCAATATGCAGGATACTGGCATCAATGCCAGTTATATGGCAATTCCCTTTGATATAAATAACGATGGCTGGATGGATCTTTACGTCTCTAACGACTTTAACCAACCCAACAGTTTGTTCGTGAACCAAAACGGAAATTCCTTCATCGAGCAAGCTGCCAATTACGGTTTAAATAATATGATTGACGATATGGGAATTGCCATTGGCGATTTTAATCTCGATCAAAAATTCGATTTTTTTATTACAGGTATTCAAATGAACGACCTTTTGGAAAATGATGGGACCAACAATTTCTTCAATTCAAACGTAAATAATAACCTCACCCAAACCCAATGGTCCTGGGGAACTAAATTTGCAGATTTTGATCTAGATAGTGATGAGGATCTAATCATTGTTAACGGATTCGTTTTTCAGGATATAAGCACACAAAATAATGTGTATTATAAAAATTTAACTGCGGAAGGATTAACTGGTTTTGAAGACGTTTCCGAAGCACTAAACTTTAACGCGTTAACCGTAAGCGTAGAAGCCATAGATTGGGATTACGATAATGATGGCGATCTCGATATTTACGTCACCAACTCAGACCAGCAATCGATTTTATACGAGAATAAATTGCTCAATTTTGATGAGGAAAGTAGTTTAAATTGGTTTAAGGTCAAGCTTCAAGGCACAATTTCAAATAGAGATGCTATTGGTACAACCTTAACCTTAAGAACGACCGAGCGAGCATATGTAAGACATCATACAGGTGTTGGGTTTTTATCGCAAAGCTTAAAGCCTTCGCATTTTGGACTCTCAAACGATATTGAAATTTTAGAACTGGAAATCAAATGGCCTTCGGGCTTGGTAGAAATCCACCAAGGTCTTGAAGAAAACACAACCATTTTAGCGATAGAAGGTCAAGGTTTTTCAGTTCAGGATATTGAGCCAAGTCAAAAAATATATGGTTGTACAGATCCTTTTTCATGTACCTATAATCCAGACGCAACATTAGAAGATGGAAGTTGTTCATACCTAGATGCCAATTCTATTTCTGGAGCAACAAGTTCAGGCTTTCTAGCAGTAGAAGATTATAATTACCCAATTGCTCCAGGATCTACAGCTAATTGGACGGTTGTAGGAGGTGAGATAATTAGCGGACAAAACGAAGCTACCGTAACCATAAAATGGGGATTAAACGAAGCAGGAACAATTACCGTAAGAGAAAATAATGGCAGTTGTTTTAGCGAAGAACAGCAATTTACAGTAGCATTGAGCGCTGCACAATTACCAGATGATGTGTCTATCGCAAGACTTTGGAACGAAGTTTTACTTCACGCCATAAGAAACGATTTTGCGAGACCAACCGTTCATGCACGTAATTTGTTCCATTCTAGTGTTGCGATGTATGACATTTGGGCAATTTATGATGAAGTCGCCAAACCTTATCTCATTGGTAATACGGTAAATAATTTTTCTACGGAATTATTAGAATTCACACCAGTAGAAAGCATAGAGGATTCCCGAAAGAAAGCCATAAGCTACGCCATGTATCGCTTGTTATCCTATCGTTTTCAAAATTCTCCAAATGCTGAAGAATCGCAGCAACTTTTTGATTTGATAATGCAGCAATTAGGTTATGACACCACTTTTGCAGTATCCACATTATACCAATTTGGAAATGCTGCTGCATTAGGAAATTATGTAGCACAAACGTTAATCACCTACGGAAATGGTGACGGATCAAGAGAACTCGATTTATTCAATAATGAGTATTACGCTTCTGTGAATCCACCTTTGGGACCAGCAGTTCCAACTGTAGACCTAATGTTAGATCCCAACCGTTGGCAACCGCTTAGTTTGGATACTTACATTGATCAAAGTGGTAATTTAATAGAGGGTTCATCCATAGCCTTTTTAAGTCCAGAGTGGGGAAATGTACATCCGTTTGCCATGACCGATGATGATCTATTAACCTATTCTAGAGATGGCAATTCGTTTAAAGTATATAACGATCCTGGTAATCCTCCATATTTAAATCTGTCTTCGGAAGATGACTCAAGCGCAGCCTATAAACAAGGATTTTCTATGGTATCTATTTGGGGATCCCATCTAGACCCAAGTGATAATGTGATGTGGGATATTTCACCTGCTAGTATTGGTAATACAACTATTAGTGAATTTCCAACAAGCTATAACGACTATCCAAATTTCTATAATATAATAGAAGGTGGTGACATTGGTCAGGGACACCCAGTTAATCCAGTTACAGGTCAAGCTTATCAACCTCAAATGGTTCCTAGAGGGGATTATACAAGAGTTTTAGCAGAATTTTGGGCAGATGGTCCAGATTCTGAAACACCTCCAGGACATTGGTTTACAATATTGAACTATGTAAATGATCACCCGCAATTAGAAAAGAAATTTGAGGGCGAAGGCGATACGTTAGATGAACTGGAGTGGGACGTAAAAGCGTATTTTATCTTGGGAGGTGCGATGCATGATTCCGCAATTTCAGCATGGAGTGTAAAAGGATGGTATGATTATTTGAGGCCAATTTCAGCAATTAGAAATATGGCACTATTAGGTCAAAGTACAGATTCAACTTTAGATAACTATCACGTGGCAGGCATCCCTTTGGTTGACGGTTTCGTTGAGGTTGTTGGAGAGGGTGATGCACTTATTGGTGAAGAAGGGATTAACTTCGGAAAGATAAAATTATACACTTGGAGGGGTCCAGATTACATCACAAACGAAAGTACAGATGTTGCAGGAGTAGGATGGATTCTCGCCGAAAATTGGTGGCCATACCAACGACCAACATTTGTAACACCACCATTTGCTGGTTTTGTTTCTGGACATTCAACATTTTCACGCGCAGCTTCCGAAGTATTGACAAAAATAACGGGTAGTCCGTTTTTTCCAGGTGGATTGGGAGAATTTACTGCCAGGCAAAATGACTTTTTAGTGTTTGAGCAAGGACCTTCCGTAGATGTGAAACTGCAATGGGCAACCTATCGTGATGCTTCAGATCAAACGAGTTTGTCTAGAATTTGGGGAGGCATTCATCCGCCGGCAGATGATATTCCTGGTCGATTAATTGGTGAGAAAGTGGCTAACGATGCGTTTTCGTTTGCGGTTCCTTATTTCTTCGGAAATATAACCGTTCAAGAAACTGCTGAGCAAATTGTATATCCAAACCCAGTGACCAATAATGAAATATTTATTACAAATACAACAGTTGATGATGTGATTACCGTGTTTGATATTAGAGGTCGTAAAGTGAATATTTTAGAGCAAGATTTCAATCAATTTGGGAGTGTTACAAAACTTGTAATCCCTCAAGGAACTGCAACTGGGTTGTATTTTTTGAATATCAATGAAAACTCAAAACTGCTTACAATAACAGGAAACTAA
- a CDS encoding bestrophin family protein, giving the protein MYIKRNIGWGLILRYAWKNLIIFTVYATLIFYIYHYLGMDFINIPFQPLSIIGIAVAFYIGFKNSQSYDRFWEARKIWGGIVNYSRTWAIQVISFVETNDEKLNHEIHTKLIYRHIAWINALRVQLRQPKSWAIKENRAVESLFDKHGERNPSCNAAIGLIPNEEFSDLEKRVNPATHLVKNQALDLKAYKIKDYIDGFQEDQLQSCLEEFYNLQGMCERIKNTPFPRQYGYFSKIFTWIFVLLLPFGLLDVFEDNSITNVDGIENMYMFLMIPFSVLISWIFTTMEIIGDNSEDPFEGRINDVPMTALCKTIEIDLRDILDEENLPENEKPKDNILY; this is encoded by the coding sequence ATGTACATAAAAAGAAATATTGGTTGGGGACTTATATTGCGGTATGCTTGGAAAAATCTAATTATTTTCACAGTCTATGCCACATTGATCTTTTATATTTATCATTATTTGGGTATGGACTTTATAAATATTCCATTTCAGCCTTTGAGTATTATTGGTATTGCAGTTGCGTTTTACATCGGTTTTAAAAATAGCCAAAGTTATGATCGGTTTTGGGAAGCTCGCAAAATTTGGGGAGGCATCGTCAATTATAGTCGTACTTGGGCAATACAAGTGATTAGTTTTGTGGAGACCAATGACGAGAAGCTCAATCATGAGATTCACACCAAATTAATTTACAGACATATCGCATGGATTAACGCATTACGCGTTCAATTAAGACAACCAAAATCTTGGGCAATAAAAGAGAATAGAGCAGTAGAGTCACTTTTTGATAAGCATGGTGAGCGCAACCCGTCTTGTAATGCTGCCATTGGGTTAATTCCAAACGAAGAATTTAGTGACTTAGAGAAACGGGTAAATCCCGCAACTCACCTTGTAAAAAATCAGGCTTTAGATCTTAAGGCCTATAAAATAAAAGATTACATAGATGGGTTTCAAGAAGACCAATTGCAATCCTGTTTAGAAGAATTTTATAATTTACAAGGGATGTGTGAGCGTATAAAAAACACACCGTTTCCTAGACAATACGGTTATTTTTCTAAAATCTTCACTTGGATCTTTGTATTGCTTTTACCTTTTGGACTTTTAGATGTTTTTGAGGATAATTCAATTACAAATGTTGATGGTATTGAAAATATGTATATGTTTTTAATGATACCTTTTTCAGTATTGATTTCTTGGATTTTTACCACTATGGAAATTATTGGAGATAATAGTGAAGACCCATTTGAAGGTAGAATCAACGATGTGCCAATGACTGCATTGTGTAAAACCATCGAAATTGATTTAAGAGATATCTTAGATGAAGAAAATCTACCGGAAAATGAGAAACCAAAAGACAATATTTTGTATTAA
- a CDS encoding PLP-dependent cysteine synthase family protein: protein MQYAENILETIGNTPLVKINKLTKELPCLVLSKYETFNPGNSVKDRMALKMVEDAEADGRLKPGGTIIEGTSGNTGMGLALAAIVKGYKCIFVISDKQSKEKMDILRAVGAEVVVCPTDVEPTDARSYYSVSKRLAEETPNSWYVNQYDNPSNCKAHFESTGPEIWKQTDGKITHFVVGVGTGGTISGVGSYLKMMNPNIKIWGIDTYGSVFKKYHETGIFDEKEIYPYVTEGIGEDILPLNVNFDIIDGFTKVTDKDAAVYTQKLAKEEGMFLGNSAGAAIKGVLQLKEHFTKDDVVVVLFHDHGSRYVGKMFNNEWMKKMGYIE, encoded by the coding sequence ATGCAATACGCAGAAAATATATTAGAAACCATAGGTAATACGCCTTTGGTAAAGATCAATAAACTCACAAAAGAATTACCTTGTTTGGTGCTCTCAAAATATGAGACCTTTAACCCAGGAAATTCTGTAAAAGACCGTATGGCATTAAAGATGGTTGAGGATGCAGAGGCTGACGGACGTTTAAAACCAGGAGGAACCATCATTGAAGGTACCTCAGGAAACACAGGTATGGGACTCGCTTTGGCAGCCATCGTTAAAGGATACAAATGTATTTTTGTGATTAGTGATAAGCAGTCTAAAGAGAAGATGGATATTTTGCGAGCAGTAGGAGCAGAAGTGGTGGTTTGCCCAACAGATGTTGAGCCAACAGATGCTCGTAGCTATTATTCGGTGTCAAAACGTTTGGCTGAGGAAACGCCAAATTCTTGGTATGTGAATCAATATGACAATCCAAGTAACTGCAAGGCTCATTTTGAAAGTACAGGACCAGAAATTTGGAAACAAACCGATGGTAAAATCACACATTTTGTAGTAGGTGTTGGTACAGGAGGAACGATTTCTGGTGTAGGTAGCTATTTAAAAATGATGAATCCCAACATTAAAATTTGGGGAATAGATACTTATGGCTCGGTATTTAAAAAATATCATGAAACCGGAATTTTTGATGAAAAAGAAATCTACCCTTATGTAACCGAAGGTATTGGAGAAGACATTTTACCTTTAAATGTGAATTTTGATATCATTGATGGTTTCACTAAAGTAACCGATAAAGACGCTGCGGTTTACACGCAAAAGCTTGCTAAAGAGGAAGGTATGTTTTTAGGAAACAGTGCAGGAGCAGCTATAAAAGGTGTGTTGCAATTAAAAGAGCATTTTACAAAAGATGATGTTGTTGTGGTACTATTTCATGATCACGGAAGTCGTTATGTAGGGAAAATGTTCAATAATGAATGGATGAAAAAAATGGGTTATATTGAATAA
- a CDS encoding ABC transporter permease yields the protein MNYEFFIAKRIIGSKAYKSSVSAPIIKIGIAAITIGIIVMLIAIATGLGLQKKVREKVVAFNGHITINNFDTNDSNESINPISTDQTFYPQFNSVEGIKHIQAVATKFGVIRTETDFEGIVLKGVGADHDWSYLKDFLVEGQLPAYEGNLSNDVVISSYLANRLQFKVGDRFEMIFGKESIDDIPFQRKFKVVGIFNSGFQDIDKNFMIGDISHIQRMNKWEKTEVGNFEVYLNDFTELLEKEQQIREKTPSFLDTQTIEEKFATTFEWIKIFDNNTYGIIAIMIVVAGINMITALLVLILERTQMIGILKALGSSNWSIRKVFLYNATYLIGLGLFWGNLLGLGLLFAQQQFELLKFPDPEQYYVSIIPVHISIDYILLLNIGTFVACFLMLLIPSIIITKISPVKAIRFE from the coding sequence TTGAATTACGAGTTTTTTATAGCTAAACGCATTATTGGTAGTAAAGCGTATAAAAGTAGTGTTTCGGCACCGATAATAAAAATTGGGATTGCTGCAATTACTATAGGCATAATTGTGATGCTCATTGCTATTGCTACCGGTTTGGGACTTCAAAAAAAAGTAAGAGAAAAAGTTGTCGCGTTTAATGGTCACATCACGATCAATAATTTTGATACCAACGATTCTAATGAATCCATAAACCCGATTTCTACAGATCAGACGTTTTATCCGCAATTCAATTCCGTGGAAGGTATTAAGCATATTCAAGCTGTTGCTACAAAATTTGGTGTCATTAGAACCGAAACCGATTTTGAAGGGATCGTACTAAAAGGTGTTGGAGCAGATCATGACTGGTCATATCTCAAAGATTTTTTGGTGGAAGGTCAATTGCCAGCCTACGAGGGAAATCTTAGTAACGATGTGGTGATTTCAAGTTATCTAGCCAATCGCTTACAGTTTAAAGTTGGGGATAGGTTCGAAATGATTTTTGGAAAGGAGAGTATTGATGATATTCCTTTTCAGCGAAAATTTAAGGTGGTCGGTATTTTCAATTCCGGATTTCAGGATATCGATAAAAATTTCATGATAGGCGATATAAGCCACATCCAGAGGATGAACAAATGGGAAAAAACCGAAGTTGGAAACTTCGAGGTCTATCTCAACGATTTTACGGAATTGCTTGAAAAAGAACAGCAAATTCGCGAAAAAACACCCTCTTTTTTAGACACACAAACCATTGAGGAAAAATTTGCCACAACCTTTGAATGGATCAAGATTTTTGATAACAATACCTACGGAATCATAGCCATAATGATCGTAGTGGCAGGCATCAACATGATCACAGCCCTTTTGGTACTCATTTTAGAACGTACCCAAATGATCGGTATTTTAAAAGCATTGGGTAGCAGCAACTGGAGTATTAGAAAAGTATTTCTCTACAACGCAACCTATCTAATTGGCTTGGGACTGTTTTGGGGGAATCTTCTCGGGTTGGGCTTATTGTTCGCCCAGCAACAGTTTGAATTATTAAAATTTCCAGACCCAGAGCAATATTATGTATCCATAATCCCAGTCCATATTTCGATAGATTATATTTTACTGCTTAACATTGGGACGTTTGTCGCTTGTTTTTTAATGTTGCTCATTCCATCAATCATCATTACCAAGATTTCTCCTGTAAAAGCGATCCGGTTTGAATAG
- a CDS encoding mannose-1-phosphate guanylyltransferase, translating into MNKNYYAILMAGGVGSRFWPVSTQDFPKQFHDMLGTGDTLIQKTFNRLANIIPKENIFILTNERYNDLVFEQLPEVTKRQVVLEPAMRNTAPCILYAAMKIQKENKDAVMIVAPSDHWIEDEKSFTNNVQQAFDFCAENDALMTLGITPTFPNTGYGYIEFDKTSEENIKPVNQFREKPDYETAKSFIEQGNFLWNAGIFMWSVNSVLKAFKNNQPKLYELFGSGIEAYNTNQEDDFIKENYPKAENVSVDYAIMEPSQNVYVIPATFDWNDLGTWGSLYDKLDKDSSGNAVVNAQTLTEDSSGNMIRTKGKKVVVVDGLNDYIIVDKDEVLLIFPKTKEQDIKKVLQKVKDTYGEHYG; encoded by the coding sequence ATGAACAAGAATTATTATGCCATTTTAATGGCTGGAGGAGTTGGGTCAAGATTTTGGCCAGTGAGTACACAGGATTTTCCAAAGCAATTTCACGATATGCTGGGAACTGGAGATACGTTGATTCAAAAGACGTTTAATAGACTTGCAAATATAATTCCGAAGGAAAACATATTCATTTTAACTAATGAGCGTTACAACGATTTGGTATTTGAACAATTACCAGAGGTGACTAAGCGACAAGTCGTCTTAGAACCTGCAATGCGTAATACTGCACCTTGTATTTTGTATGCAGCGATGAAAATCCAGAAAGAAAATAAGGATGCTGTTATGATTGTTGCACCAAGTGACCATTGGATTGAGGATGAAAAATCTTTTACCAATAATGTACAGCAGGCATTTGATTTTTGTGCAGAAAATGATGCTTTGATGACTTTAGGGATTACACCAACGTTTCCAAATACTGGTTATGGGTATATTGAGTTTGATAAAACTTCCGAAGAAAATATTAAACCAGTTAATCAATTTAGGGAAAAACCAGATTACGAAACTGCCAAGTCATTTATTGAGCAAGGTAATTTTTTATGGAATGCTGGGATATTTATGTGGAGCGTTAACAGTGTTTTAAAGGCATTTAAAAATAACCAACCAAAACTCTACGAGTTGTTCGGGTCTGGGATTGAGGCCTATAATACCAATCAAGAGGATGATTTTATAAAAGAGAATTATCCAAAAGCAGAAAATGTGTCTGTAGATTATGCCATTATGGAGCCATCTCAAAATGTGTATGTTATTCCTGCAACTTTTGACTGGAATGATCTAGGTACTTGGGGAAGTTTATACGATAAGTTAGATAAAGATTCTAGCGGAAATGCGGTAGTCAATGCCCAAACTTTGACTGAGGATAGTTCGGGTAATATGATAAGAACCAAAGGTAAGAAGGTTGTTGTTGTTGATGGCCTCAATGATTATATTATAGTAGATAAAGATGAAGTTTTACTTATCTTTCCCAAGACAAAAGAACAAGACATTAAAAAAGTACTCCAAAAGGTGAAAGATACTTATGGAGAGCATTACGGTTAA
- a CDS encoding SprT-like domain-containing protein: protein MPSTLETYIPAAAITNVNALLDHDKLSVKIKNERKTRHGDYRRLPNGNHQITINSNLNHYRFLITLVHEIAHFEAYKIYGRSIKPHGIEWKRTFQHLMLPFINPEIFPSEVLPILAKHFKNPKASSDSDANLALALKQFDEPNDKTYIFEIPKGKDFKLYNGKIFKMGDKRVKRFECIELKTGRTYLFNPNAEVELLNT from the coding sequence ATGCCAAGTACCCTTGAAACCTACATTCCTGCAGCAGCGATCACAAATGTGAATGCACTTTTAGATCATGATAAGTTAAGCGTTAAGATAAAAAATGAGCGTAAGACACGCCATGGAGATTATAGGCGTTTACCTAACGGAAATCATCAAATCACCATAAATTCCAATTTAAATCACTATCGGTTTTTAATTACATTAGTCCACGAGATAGCACATTTTGAAGCTTATAAAATTTACGGAAGGTCCATAAAACCTCACGGTATAGAATGGAAACGCACATTTCAGCATTTAATGTTGCCATTTATTAATCCTGAAATTTTTCCTTCGGAAGTTTTGCCAATATTGGCAAAACACTTTAAAAACCCAAAAGCAAGTAGTGATAGTGATGCAAATTTGGCATTAGCTTTAAAACAATTTGATGAACCTAACGATAAAACCTATATTTTTGAAATTCCGAAGGGAAAGGATTTTAAATTATACAACGGGAAAATATTTAAAATGGGAGACAAACGTGTCAAGCGTTTTGAATGTATAGAACTAAAAACGGGAAGAACTTATTTGTTCAATCCCAATGCAGAAGTTGAATTATTAAATACGTAA
- a CDS encoding exo-beta-N-acetylmuramidase NamZ domain-containing protein encodes MRLMMFKNRVFPIIIVFVLVLISCGSKSKDNTAQNDEILKQVQDDEVSILNDEIIVGANRTDVYLPLLKGKRIGIVANQTSVFEVRGTTSGLRNSDASGLEITTFRYEHLVDSLVDLKVNIKKVFAPEHGFRGQADAGEIVKDGIDTKTNLPIVSLYGKNKKPSPEQLADLDVVIFDIQDVGARFYTYISSLHYVMEACAEAKIPVIILDRPNPNGHYVDGPILEMQHNSFVGMHPIPVVHGMTIGEYAKMINGEGWLKNKTKCELTVIEMQNYTHDQPYNLPIKPSPNLPNPQSINLYPSLCFFEGTNVNAGRGTSKQFQIYGSPYLDKTFYNFKYIPMPNDGSKYPKHEGVLCYGEDLSKVEKLNLLDLSYLIKAYQNSIDKKVFFNDFFTKLAGTKALQMQIESGVSENNIRETWAEGLKNFRVTRSKYLIYE; translated from the coding sequence ATGCGTTTAATGATGTTCAAAAATAGGGTTTTCCCGATAATTATAGTGTTTGTTTTGGTGTTGATTTCTTGTGGGTCAAAATCGAAAGATAATACAGCTCAAAATGATGAGATCCTGAAACAAGTTCAGGATGACGAAGTCTCAATACTAAATGACGAAATTATAGTTGGTGCCAACCGAACAGATGTGTATTTACCTCTATTAAAGGGGAAGCGTATTGGGATTGTGGCGAATCAAACTTCAGTATTTGAAGTTCGTGGAACGACAAGCGGTTTAAGAAATAGTGATGCTTCAGGTTTAGAGATAACTACATTTAGATACGAACATTTAGTGGATTCTTTAGTTGACTTAAAAGTCAATATCAAAAAAGTATTCGCTCCAGAGCATGGCTTTAGAGGTCAAGCAGATGCTGGAGAAATTGTAAAAGATGGCATAGACACCAAAACCAATTTACCTATTGTTTCTCTCTACGGAAAAAACAAAAAACCATCTCCAGAGCAATTAGCAGATTTAGATGTTGTGATTTTTGATATTCAAGATGTCGGCGCTCGCTTTTACACCTATATCTCAAGTTTACATTATGTGATGGAAGCTTGTGCGGAAGCAAAAATCCCGGTTATAATTTTAGATAGACCCAACCCAAATGGTCATTATGTGGATGGTCCAATTTTAGAGATGCAACATAACAGTTTTGTTGGGATGCATCCAATCCCAGTGGTTCACGGGATGACCATTGGCGAATATGCCAAAATGATAAATGGTGAGGGCTGGTTGAAGAATAAAACTAAATGTGAGCTTACGGTTATAGAAATGCAAAATTACACGCATGATCAACCTTATAATTTACCTATAAAACCATCACCTAATTTACCAAACCCACAATCCATAAACCTCTATCCTAGCCTTTGCTTTTTTGAAGGCACCAATGTCAATGCTGGACGTGGGACGTCTAAGCAGTTTCAGATTTATGGGAGCCCTTATTTGGATAAAACGTTTTATAATTTTAAATACATCCCAATGCCTAACGATGGTTCAAAATATCCTAAACACGAGGGTGTTTTGTGCTACGGTGAAGATTTGAGTAAAGTAGAAAAACTAAACCTATTAGATTTAAGTTATTTGATTAAAGCGTATCAAAACTCTATCGATAAAAAGGTCTTTTTTAATGACTTTTTCACAAAACTTGCTGGCACAAAAGCGTTACAAATGCAAATTGAATCTGGTGTTTCTGAAAATAACATTCGGGAGACTTGGGCTGAAGGCTTGAAAAACTTTCGGGTGACTCGTAGCAAATATTTAATTTACGAATAG